One window of Romeriopsis navalis LEGE 11480 genomic DNA carries:
- a CDS encoding tetratricopeptide repeat protein, translating into MPAFAQLKPYFRSAQRLAPALILALFNLSATAPIARAQIYAPYLPSIDDQRLEQDANLLMEEARQLAQLPQQRRLAILRAKLATQLAPRNPDSWAILGGIYLLDNQAKASITALEKAKALAPKEPVVWFRLGSAYFQTKEYEKAISSLQTGLKIKPNIPSAMFDLGNAYLLNEEIPKAIEIYQKAYAQDSAFWFPLNNIGLIRYKQGDFDDAIRLWRACIAIDSREAEPKLALAAALYSKKGERFQAIRLASEAVKLNLRYSEPQYMRDNLWSEELIADTIKILEHPIVKAAIVKAQEAQSNIRTLR; encoded by the coding sequence ATGCCTGCATTCGCTCAATTAAAGCCCTATTTCCGGTCTGCTCAGCGGTTAGCACCGGCACTCATACTCGCCTTATTTAATTTAAGTGCAACGGCACCTATCGCCCGTGCGCAGATATATGCCCCCTATCTACCGTCGATCGACGATCAGCGACTCGAGCAAGATGCCAATTTGCTGATGGAAGAAGCACGGCAGTTAGCACAGTTGCCACAACAGCGGCGACTCGCAATTCTGCGCGCCAAACTCGCAACCCAGCTAGCACCACGGAATCCCGATTCCTGGGCAATTCTTGGCGGCATTTATTTACTCGACAATCAAGCCAAGGCAAGTATTACAGCCCTGGAAAAAGCCAAGGCCCTTGCCCCCAAAGAACCTGTGGTCTGGTTCCGCCTAGGTAGCGCATATTTCCAAACTAAGGAATATGAGAAAGCGATTTCATCCCTCCAAACTGGCCTAAAAATCAAGCCGAATATCCCTAGTGCAATGTTCGACTTGGGCAACGCGTATCTCCTGAATGAGGAAATCCCCAAGGCAATCGAGATTTATCAAAAAGCCTACGCTCAGGACTCAGCTTTCTGGTTTCCACTCAATAACATTGGCTTGATTCGCTACAAGCAAGGCGACTTTGATGATGCAATTCGTCTATGGCGTGCCTGCATCGCGATCGATAGTCGTGAGGCCGAACCCAAGCTGGCCCTCGCTGCCGCACTCTACAGCAAGAAAGGGGAACGATTCCAAGCCATTCGTCTCGCCTCTGAGGCCGTGAAACTCAATCTCCGCTATAGCGAACCACAATACATGCGCGATAACCTCTGGAGCGAAGAGCTAATTGCCGACACAATCAAAATTCTAGAGCACCCGATCGTCAAAGCAGCGATTGTCAAAGCCCAAGAAGCGCAATCCAATATACGGACATTGCGCTAG
- the thyX gene encoding FAD-dependent thymidylate synthase, with protein sequence MDSRFTVKVLSQSPNPQQAIYAAMHQDYSEAFVWDDRSQFPDEEKAGELVIRNLLAGNRGHFGPLEHPQIVLNIGWFPHSCMQQIRTHRVGVSFDVQSFRYTGTRIVAVAEGKTEVEEVFYLRPLGFYTDRQGKKYEYTESVRQEDIAWCLEGAKMYKKRIEQGFSEEHARSLIPFDVRQHWVMSANARSVMHLLDLRAKGDAQLEAQQMCELIWPHFEAWVPAVAAWYHKQRWAKARLSP encoded by the coding sequence ATGGACTCCCGCTTCACTGTCAAAGTACTTTCCCAAAGCCCTAACCCGCAGCAAGCAATTTATGCGGCGATGCATCAGGACTATTCTGAGGCATTTGTTTGGGACGATCGTTCGCAATTTCCCGATGAGGAAAAAGCGGGTGAATTAGTGATTCGTAATCTCCTGGCTGGTAATCGAGGGCATTTTGGGCCATTGGAGCATCCCCAAATCGTATTGAATATTGGCTGGTTTCCCCACAGCTGTATGCAGCAAATTCGGACGCATCGAGTCGGTGTGAGTTTTGATGTGCAGAGTTTTCGCTATACGGGGACGCGGATTGTGGCAGTGGCGGAAGGGAAGACTGAGGTGGAAGAAGTCTTTTATCTCCGGCCTTTAGGGTTTTATACCGATCGACAGGGAAAAAAGTACGAATATACTGAATCGGTTCGGCAAGAGGATATTGCTTGGTGTCTTGAAGGCGCAAAGATGTACAAAAAGCGGATTGAACAAGGATTTTCGGAAGAACATGCCCGCAGTTTAATTCCGTTTGATGTGCGGCAGCATTGGGTGATGAGTGCAAATGCGCGATCGGTGATGCATCTATTGGATTTACGAGCAAAGGGCGATGCGCAGTTAGAAGCCCAGCAAATGTGCGAGTTGATCTGGCCGCATTTCGAAGCCTGGGTACCAGCTGTCGCCGCTTGGTATCATAAGCAACGTTGGGCGAAAGCTCGGCTATCTCCCTAA
- a CDS encoding MotA/TolQ/ExbB proton channel family protein, with translation MIPLIILSMLALTVIFERVRFWFSVLNKEKEISNRILDACRRDWAAAAEIARQAYDQPIGRFLYAPLRLQNPDPELFRLALEAAADEEIVSMRRGDKLLEAVIAMSPLLGLLGTVLGLISSLGSITLSQIGTSATDKVTGGIGQSLISTATGLIVALLSLAFYRIFQGLVFNQAKVFRQAGNEMELLHRQQWQLGEGIPLDRAEES, from the coding sequence ATGATTCCACTAATTATTTTGTCAATGTTGGCCCTGACCGTGATTTTTGAGCGGGTCCGCTTCTGGTTCAGCGTGCTGAATAAAGAAAAAGAAATCTCGAATCGCATTTTGGATGCTTGTCGGCGTGATTGGGCGGCAGCGGCGGAGATTGCCCGTCAAGCCTATGATCAACCGATCGGCCGGTTTTTGTATGCACCGCTGCGGCTGCAGAATCCTGATCCTGAGTTATTCCGATTAGCACTAGAAGCGGCGGCGGATGAAGAAATTGTTTCTATGCGCCGGGGTGACAAGCTGTTAGAAGCGGTGATTGCGATGTCGCCGCTGTTGGGGTTGCTTGGAACCGTTTTAGGTCTGATTAGTTCCTTGGGTTCGATTACGCTGAGTCAGATTGGCACATCTGCCACGGATAAAGTCACGGGTGGTATTGGTCAGTCCTTGATTAGTACGGCAACGGGTCTGATTGTGGCGTTGCTCAGCTTGGCCTTCTACCGGATTTTTCAAGGTCTGGTGTTTAATCAAGCAAAAGTGTTTCGACAAGCCGGGAATGAGATGGAGCTACTGCACCGTCAGCAGTGGCAATTGGGTGAGGGAATACCGCTGGATCGAGCCGAAGAGTCTTAA
- a CDS encoding ExbD/TolR family protein, whose protein sequence is MKINLDTVADDAQIQIIPMIDVIFCILTFFILAALQLTRQQGINVDIPKAKSGVVQMRQMLVVSIDASGQTFIDQNMVDRAQLFTLLKQYREKNADGLLVLNASQNAFYNDVIQVLDVLRSVGGDKVALATIPAPSINPGTNQNGAGPLGLPSNSPGLFPSGNAGSGLQKLPSTTDPLLPGITNPLVTPMPFPPGTVLPSNPSQPETGSAPSNSNVEPSPSSNSAAPDTTVTPAP, encoded by the coding sequence ATGAAAATAAACCTGGACACCGTCGCTGATGATGCGCAAATACAGATTATCCCGATGATTGATGTCATCTTCTGTATTCTGACGTTTTTTATTTTGGCGGCGCTACAGTTGACTCGCCAGCAGGGAATTAACGTCGATATTCCCAAGGCGAAGTCAGGCGTGGTGCAGATGCGGCAGATGTTAGTAGTGAGCATTGATGCTTCGGGACAGACGTTTATCGATCAAAATATGGTCGATCGGGCACAGCTCTTTACGTTGCTGAAGCAATACCGCGAGAAAAATGCGGATGGTTTATTGGTTTTGAATGCATCTCAGAATGCGTTCTATAACGATGTGATTCAAGTTTTGGATGTGCTGCGATCGGTGGGTGGTGATAAAGTTGCCTTGGCGACGATTCCGGCACCTTCGATTAATCCTGGGACGAACCAGAATGGGGCTGGACCGTTAGGCTTGCCTTCGAATTCACCGGGCTTGTTTCCTTCGGGTAATGCGGGGTCGGGTTTGCAGAAGTTGCCCAGCACGACTGATCCACTGTTGCCCGGAATTACTAACCCCCTAGTTACACCAATGCCGTTTCCCCCAGGGACAGTGTTGCCGTCCAATCCCTCACAGCCGGAGACGGGGTCAGCGCCTTCAAATAGTAATGTTGAGCCGAGTCCGAGTAGTAATTCTGCGGCACCGGATACGACGGTCACACCAGCCCCATAG
- a CDS encoding phage holin family protein — protein MSWIIGILVTMVVVALGLLIVSKIPGLGVEVDSFGIAVVSAIVFGVLNGLLGWLVNFFNFTVLLAPLAWVLNVVIFGLAAWLVQGFRLRNGILSAVLGAIALAVINQIVFALLGKAGITAATAITSLSIG, from the coding sequence ATGTCTTGGATAATTGGGATTTTGGTGACCATGGTTGTGGTTGCTTTAGGTTTGTTGATTGTTTCGAAAATTCCTGGTTTAGGTGTCGAGGTCGACAGCTTCGGTATTGCGGTTGTTTCGGCAATTGTGTTTGGCGTCCTGAATGGCTTGTTGGGATGGCTCGTGAACTTTTTCAACTTCACAGTCTTATTGGCGCCGTTAGCCTGGGTCTTGAATGTAGTAATTTTTGGTCTTGCAGCTTGGTTGGTCCAAGGCTTCCGTTTGCGTAACGGTATCCTAAGCGCTGTGCTGGGTGCGATCGCCTTGGCCGTGATCAACCAAATTGTGTTTGCGCTGCTCGGTAAAGCTGGGATTACAGCGGCAACGGCGATTACTAGTCTTAGTATCGGTTAA
- a CDS encoding homospermidine biosynthesis protein has protein sequence MPEPSGYRITPVPMPTDITVAELIDGYFSAYNSARLREVCQLLQQSVFQPGVTTGLSLSGAMTPAGLGTSVFSPLLRSGLVDWIVSTGANLYHDLHFGLGLNLYSGNPFMNDIKLREEGLIRIYDIVFDYDVLLSTDDFIRQIIQSEPFQKRMGTAEFHYLLGKYVREVELRLGIQHPCLLSTAYECGVPIYTSSPGDSSIGMNIAALALAGNGLQIDSMIDVNETAAIAYSARSNNPDVTGKSAAIIIGGGSPKNFLLQTQPHLHEILGLEERGHDYFIQITDARPDTGGLSGATPSEAVSWGKVDPQELPNAIVCYTDSTIALPLITAYSLNKTAPRPLKRLYDQRPALMQQLQAAIQVAPSNSSTPPAQTTIPVATYPCGTPIRSH, from the coding sequence ATGCCCGAACCATCTGGCTACAGAATTACCCCGGTGCCCATGCCAACGGATATTACTGTGGCTGAATTAATTGATGGGTATTTCAGCGCTTATAATTCCGCTCGATTACGTGAAGTTTGTCAGCTCCTTCAACAATCGGTATTTCAACCGGGTGTCACAACTGGCTTGAGTCTTTCTGGTGCAATGACCCCAGCGGGTCTTGGTACATCCGTTTTCTCTCCCCTGCTGCGATCGGGATTAGTCGATTGGATCGTAAGTACAGGCGCCAATCTTTATCACGATCTACATTTTGGGCTCGGCCTCAATCTCTACAGTGGCAATCCCTTTATGAACGATATCAAGCTTCGCGAAGAAGGCTTGATTCGCATTTACGACATTGTTTTTGACTATGACGTCTTACTCAGCACCGATGATTTCATTCGCCAAATCATCCAGTCTGAGCCCTTCCAAAAACGTATGGGGACAGCCGAATTTCACTATTTACTCGGCAAGTATGTGCGGGAAGTCGAACTGCGTTTGGGGATTCAACACCCCTGCCTCCTTTCAACCGCCTATGAATGTGGCGTACCAATCTATACATCTTCTCCTGGCGACAGCTCGATCGGCATGAATATTGCCGCTTTAGCACTGGCTGGCAATGGGCTACAAATCGATTCCATGATTGATGTCAATGAAACCGCCGCGATCGCCTACAGCGCCAGAAGCAATAATCCCGACGTCACCGGCAAAAGCGCCGCCATCATCATCGGGGGGGGGAGTCCCAAAAACTTCCTCCTTCAGACACAACCGCACCTCCACGAAATCTTAGGTCTGGAAGAACGCGGCCATGATTACTTTATCCAAATTACTGATGCCCGGCCCGATACCGGCGGGCTTTCCGGGGCCACCCCGAGTGAAGCCGTCAGCTGGGGCAAAGTCGATCCACAAGAATTACCGAACGCGATCGTCTGCTATACCGATAGTACAATTGCCCTACCACTAATCACCGCCTACAGCCTCAACAAAACCGCTCCACGACCGCTCAAACGACTCTACGATCAGCGGCCAGCCCTCATGCAACAACTCCAGGCAGCCATCCAAGTCGCCCCATCAAATTCCTCAACACCACCAGCCCAAACCACCATACCAGTTGCAACGTACCCTTGCGGCACACCAATTCGCTCGCACTAA
- a CDS encoding FG-GAP-like repeat-containing protein, with protein sequence MPDLTNNTAQTARGITLSKGTFQTLATGDLTTATDPIDYFTFTTTSASSNLNLALNGLSGNAQMKVYQRQGDGSLGAELTSSATSSNTGTLAESFVLNNLSAGSYVIEVQLPTGVTEANYTLQGFASDSGKANTLLWRQASTDTLTFWQVNGTTYVGSDYVNAGIPGYEVIGVGDFDGDKIEDLVWRENNGPADDTVTIFFMNADNSVRDVQFILDAANQPLKFSDQFQLGGIADLNGDGKADMVITSDFGAVFVWRMDNGRIAEQQVYDGLSGYEVSGFGDFDGDNKQDIVFRNTTNGQGLLAVWLMDGASRTASGFVSTGLTADWKIEGIGNVNRTIGGSDSASGADGNDDFIFRNSGTGQVAIWQMNGLQLQNAAIVGGAIPSFYDIVKTADVSGDRNVDIIWRDNSAAAQVGFWLLEGAFAKQAQFAQRAIGLEYVPVAFADFDGDDRTDIFWRNTNAAGSGDPFAEATAIWLLDGVNSKSEAFVNVPGSNPETPALRPSNLNLVGTISAEFTKQTQSTAGNAVSTAFNIGLLEGAGDYQDAVIGPASDFFQFKLERSSDVTVALSDAFGSTGAVNATFVLQQQTGLNQDGTPILTTVNDLNTPLAAGTYFLEVKSSALVGQSVAYNLKIEGTPNIVNLQGSAFASVTPDSGFEGTANGAIRLADLTGVTNQTPEADKPKATVDINFTVANTEATQSAPVDVRFYLSRVQTIDPTNTKTVDEVSSAQTIDLGTFNIAAGVAGNSTFSGVFENVELPAGDNNFWTTDTNYFIGYEVDPVSQGAPTGALFETNETDNINRGLDIDVKQIAIENTQTPDLAGAGLTATAGTAAVKGGNVALSYAVQNLGKKSTGSVANDVAVRFFLYRLDANEANVLNISDTQRTVALAVTDDNALFLPNIDGETTAPAQAIEVILPNLNNAFWQNNPVGTQYFIGMQSDSGSLIAESNELNNINIGAGTDSIQITVSDPVA encoded by the coding sequence ATGCCAGACCTGACTAACAACACCGCCCAAACCGCTCGTGGGATTACGCTGTCCAAGGGGACATTTCAAACCTTGGCGACGGGGGATTTGACAACCGCGACTGATCCGATTGATTACTTTACATTTACGACGACCAGCGCGAGTAGCAACTTGAACTTGGCCCTGAATGGGCTAAGTGGCAATGCTCAGATGAAGGTCTATCAACGTCAGGGTGACGGTAGCCTGGGGGCTGAGTTAACAAGTAGTGCGACCTCTAGCAATACTGGCACGCTAGCTGAGTCATTTGTGCTCAATAACTTGTCAGCGGGAAGCTATGTGATTGAGGTGCAGTTGCCTACCGGCGTGACGGAGGCAAACTATACGCTGCAAGGGTTCGCTAGCGATTCGGGCAAAGCGAATACGCTGTTATGGCGTCAAGCCTCAACGGATACCCTGACGTTCTGGCAAGTTAATGGCACTACCTATGTTGGTTCTGATTATGTGAATGCAGGAATCCCGGGTTATGAAGTAATTGGGGTTGGCGACTTCGACGGCGATAAAATTGAAGATCTCGTCTGGCGTGAGAATAATGGTCCAGCGGATGATACTGTCACGATCTTTTTCATGAATGCGGATAATTCCGTGCGCGATGTTCAGTTCATCCTGGATGCGGCGAATCAGCCGTTGAAGTTCTCTGACCAGTTTCAATTGGGCGGGATTGCCGATCTCAACGGTGATGGTAAAGCCGATATGGTGATTACCTCAGATTTTGGAGCGGTATTTGTCTGGCGGATGGATAATGGCCGAATTGCCGAGCAGCAGGTCTACGATGGCTTGTCCGGTTATGAAGTGAGCGGCTTTGGCGACTTTGACGGCGATAATAAGCAAGATATTGTTTTCCGGAATACGACAAACGGGCAGGGATTGCTGGCTGTTTGGTTGATGGATGGCGCGTCCCGGACGGCGTCCGGGTTTGTCTCGACGGGGTTGACCGCGGACTGGAAGATTGAAGGGATTGGGAATGTGAATCGCACTATCGGTGGTTCGGATTCTGCTTCGGGTGCCGATGGTAATGATGACTTTATCTTCCGCAATTCCGGTACAGGACAGGTCGCAATTTGGCAGATGAATGGTCTGCAGTTGCAAAATGCCGCCATCGTTGGTGGTGCGATTCCAAGTTTCTATGACATTGTGAAGACGGCGGATGTCAGTGGTGATCGGAACGTTGACATTATCTGGCGGGATAACAGTGCGGCGGCTCAGGTAGGCTTCTGGCTACTTGAAGGGGCATTTGCCAAGCAGGCGCAGTTTGCGCAGCGCGCGATCGGCCTTGAATATGTGCCAGTAGCATTTGCTGATTTTGATGGTGATGATCGGACCGATATTTTCTGGCGTAATACCAATGCCGCTGGATCGGGTGACCCATTTGCGGAAGCGACGGCAATTTGGTTGTTAGATGGGGTGAATTCGAAGTCGGAGGCCTTTGTGAATGTGCCTGGCTCGAACCCTGAAACCCCAGCATTGCGTCCAAGTAACTTGAACTTGGTGGGTACAATCAGCGCCGAGTTTACGAAGCAGACGCAGTCAACGGCGGGTAATGCTGTATCAACAGCGTTCAATATTGGCTTGCTGGAAGGTGCGGGTGATTACCAAGATGCGGTGATTGGGCCGGCGAGTGATTTCTTCCAATTCAAGCTAGAGCGTTCTTCGGATGTGACCGTCGCTTTGTCGGATGCCTTTGGTAGCACAGGTGCGGTCAATGCGACTTTTGTGTTGCAGCAGCAGACGGGCTTAAATCAGGATGGAACGCCTATTCTGACGACTGTTAACGACTTGAATACGCCATTGGCTGCAGGAACCTACTTCTTGGAAGTTAAGAGTTCGGCGTTGGTTGGTCAGTCCGTAGCTTATAACTTGAAGATTGAAGGTACGCCGAATATTGTGAACCTTCAGGGTAGTGCGTTTGCGTCGGTCACGCCTGATTCAGGCTTTGAGGGTACGGCCAATGGCGCGATTCGTCTGGCTGATTTGACGGGTGTGACAAATCAGACGCCAGAAGCCGATAAGCCCAAAGCGACGGTTGATATCAACTTCACAGTGGCGAATACGGAAGCGACGCAGTCGGCTCCGGTCGATGTGCGGTTCTATTTGTCACGGGTCCAAACCATTGACCCAACGAATACGAAAACTGTGGATGAAGTCAGCAGTGCCCAAACAATCGATTTGGGGACGTTTAATATTGCCGCTGGTGTAGCCGGTAATTCGACCTTCTCCGGTGTGTTTGAAAATGTTGAGTTGCCAGCGGGTGACAATAATTTCTGGACCACCGATACCAACTATTTCATTGGTTATGAGGTTGATCCAGTGAGTCAAGGCGCACCGACAGGCGCGTTGTTCGAGACGAATGAAACCGACAATATTAATCGCGGCCTAGATATTGACGTGAAGCAAATCGCGATCGAAAACACCCAGACTCCTGATCTAGCGGGTGCTGGACTGACTGCGACAGCTGGAACCGCGGCGGTGAAGGGAGGCAATGTGGCCTTGAGCTATGCGGTGCAAAACCTGGGTAAGAAATCAACCGGTAGCGTTGCGAATGATGTGGCAGTGCGGTTCTTCTTGTATCGCTTAGATGCAAATGAAGCGAATGTGCTGAATATCAGTGATACACAGCGGACGGTGGCGCTAGCGGTAACGGATGATAATGCTCTCTTCTTGCCGAATATTGATGGTGAGACAACGGCACCGGCTCAAGCGATTGAGGTTATCTTGCCGAATCTCAATAATGCGTTCTGGCAGAATAATCCGGTTGGGACGCAGTACTTCATCGGTATGCAGTCTGACTCCGGTAGTCTGATCGCTGAGTCAAATGAATTGAACAATATCAACATTGGTGCCGGTACCGATAGTATTCAAATCACGGTATCTGACCCTGTTGCCTAG
- a CDS encoding YdcF family protein, translating to MRAILARTNQSPRRRKIVRRRLSVPRLLLLTVVVGVGWVGYRHVQATMTKPQAVLVLGGEAERERYAAKFALKHPNLPIWISSGAPREYSEWVFSEAGVDLQRLKLDYRAVDTLTNFTTLVDDLKTQGVTKVYLVTSDYHMRRSRMIGEIILGSRGIDFQAVAIPSQEPEEDVAKVLRDGGRAVLWVMTGYTGYGESPSVTPPAVTPTPTR from the coding sequence ATGCGAGCTATTTTAGCCCGTACAAATCAGAGTCCGCGGCGTCGAAAAATTGTTCGGCGGCGGTTATCTGTGCCGCGTCTGCTGCTATTAACCGTGGTTGTTGGGGTTGGCTGGGTGGGCTATCGTCATGTTCAAGCGACGATGACCAAACCGCAGGCAGTGTTGGTGTTAGGTGGTGAAGCGGAACGTGAACGTTATGCGGCGAAGTTTGCGTTGAAACACCCGAATCTGCCCATTTGGATTTCGTCTGGGGCACCCCGAGAATATAGTGAGTGGGTGTTTTCCGAGGCGGGCGTTGATCTACAGCGGTTGAAGCTGGATTATCGGGCGGTGGATACGCTCACGAATTTCACAACTTTAGTTGATGATCTCAAAACCCAAGGGGTAACGAAAGTTTATTTGGTGACTTCGGATTACCATATGCGCCGATCACGGATGATTGGAGAGATTATTCTGGGCAGTCGAGGGATTGACTTTCAGGCAGTGGCAATTCCCTCGCAGGAACCGGAGGAGGATGTCGCGAAGGTTCTGCGGGATGGTGGTCGAGCGGTTCTATGGGTGATGACGGGTTATACCGGGTATGGTGAGTCGCCGTCCGTAACGCCACCGGCTGTAACGCCGACACCCACTCGCTAA
- a CDS encoding sensor histidine kinase yields the protein MNLLSFLFGLLIGGITLLLYRARLRRQLEGMLHSNMHHQSGFSLSNRLANLLTDVQQHRQKQQDEIRAWKNVINQGPMGYLLVDADNQMVDANQQALRLLNIQLDLKQYRTTDPRLLLELVRSYDLDQLIEKARDRQQLCQKDWRLYPISADVENITATTQQINHLRGYAFPLTNSHITVLLESRQEEVFLSQQRDRWASDVAHELKTPLTSIRLVAETLQTRVDPSLRQWVNRLLAEIIRLSTLVQEILDLSQLESRPDRALKFHSVDLAQMIRSAWHSLEPLAQDHNITLSYQGPNYLIIHADESRLFRVMLNLLDNSLKYSPDHQKIQVKVQLIESKLPTQSSSQTATNQRPSMIQIDLIDAGQGFPESDLPLIFERFYRGDPSRARNSSRNMEQHQPANTPHRHKRNSGIQTDNSGIQTGSGSGLGLAIVWQIIERHNGHITARNHPDTGGAWLQIKLPQQQIQ from the coding sequence GTGAATTTGCTCAGTTTTCTATTTGGACTCCTTATCGGCGGTATCACATTACTCTTGTATCGTGCCCGACTCCGCCGCCAACTAGAGGGCATGTTGCATAGCAACATGCATCATCAATCAGGCTTTTCGCTGAGCAATCGACTCGCAAATCTACTCACTGACGTACAACAACATCGTCAGAAGCAACAAGACGAGATTCGCGCTTGGAAAAATGTGATTAATCAAGGTCCCATGGGCTATCTCTTAGTAGATGCCGATAACCAAATGGTTGACGCCAATCAACAAGCCCTACGATTGCTGAACATCCAGCTTGATCTAAAACAATATCGCACCACCGACCCACGCCTTCTGTTGGAGTTGGTCCGCTCCTATGATTTAGATCAATTAATTGAAAAAGCGCGCGATCGTCAGCAACTTTGCCAAAAAGACTGGCGACTTTATCCGATCAGCGCTGACGTTGAGAATATTACCGCCACCACCCAACAGATTAATCATCTGCGAGGATATGCCTTTCCTCTGACCAATTCCCACATTACAGTGCTGCTTGAAAGTCGTCAGGAGGAAGTTTTTCTATCTCAGCAGCGTGATCGTTGGGCCTCCGATGTCGCCCACGAACTGAAAACTCCACTCACGTCAATTCGACTCGTCGCCGAAACCCTCCAAACACGCGTTGATCCATCCCTACGCCAATGGGTCAATCGCCTCTTAGCCGAAATCATTCGACTCAGTACACTCGTGCAGGAAATCCTCGACCTCAGTCAGTTAGAAAGTCGTCCCGATCGCGCCCTGAAATTTCACAGCGTCGATTTAGCGCAGATGATTCGATCGGCTTGGCACAGCCTTGAACCCCTTGCTCAGGATCACAACATCACCCTCAGCTACCAAGGCCCCAATTATCTGATTATCCACGCTGACGAATCGCGACTATTCCGAGTCATGCTCAATCTCTTAGATAACAGCCTCAAATATTCACCGGACCATCAAAAAATTCAGGTCAAAGTCCAACTAATCGAGTCGAAATTACCAACACAATCATCAAGCCAAACAGCGACCAACCAACGACCATCCATGATTCAAATCGACTTGATTGATGCCGGCCAAGGGTTTCCAGAATCAGACTTACCATTAATTTTCGAACGATTTTATCGCGGCGATCCATCACGCGCCCGCAACTCCAGCCGCAACATGGAACAGCACCAGCCAGCCAACACCCCCCACCGGCACAAGCGCAATAGTGGCATTCAAACCGATAATAGTGGCATTCAAACTGGTAGTGGCAGCGGCCTCGGGTTAGCGATAGTCTGGCAAATTATCGAGCGTCATAACGGACATATCACAGCTCGCAATCACCCTGACACCGGCGGTGCCTGGCTCCAGATCAAGCTGCCACAACAACAAATCCAGTAA
- a CDS encoding response regulator transcription factor, whose protein sequence is MSLGKILVVEDEDLIRETIELALQEEGFEVSTIADGRMALDLMQANDQAANRDFALIILDLMLPNVNGLDICRLLRRQNNLVPILMLSAKGTETDRVVGLEVGADDYLTKPFGMRELIARCRALLRRQQQFQDQQNGEHLSFNSIALYPQECRVTVSGDEINLSPKEFKLLELFMSHPKRVWSREQLLEKVWGHDFIGDSKTVDVHIRWLREKLEQEPSHPKHLVTIRGFGYRFG, encoded by the coding sequence ATGAGCCTAGGCAAAATTTTAGTGGTTGAAGATGAAGATCTGATCCGTGAGACGATCGAACTTGCATTACAGGAAGAAGGATTCGAAGTTAGCACGATTGCCGATGGACGCATGGCACTCGATCTCATGCAGGCCAACGATCAAGCGGCAAACCGCGACTTTGCATTAATCATCCTCGATCTGATGCTGCCTAATGTAAATGGGTTAGATATCTGTCGGCTCCTGCGACGCCAAAACAACCTCGTGCCCATTTTGATGCTAAGCGCCAAAGGGACTGAGACCGATCGTGTCGTTGGGCTCGAAGTTGGTGCTGATGATTATTTGACTAAGCCCTTTGGCATGCGTGAGCTAATTGCCCGATGTCGTGCCTTATTGCGACGGCAACAGCAATTCCAAGATCAACAAAACGGCGAACATCTTTCCTTTAATAGCATCGCGTTATATCCCCAGGAATGTCGGGTCACGGTTAGCGGCGATGAAATTAATCTATCTCCGAAAGAATTTAAATTGCTGGAACTATTTATGTCACATCCCAAGCGCGTTTGGTCCCGCGAACAGTTGCTGGAAAAGGTCTGGGGCCATGACTTCATTGGGGATAGTAAAACCGTTGATGTCCATATTCGATGGCTGCGCGAAAAGTTAGAGCAGGAACCCAGCCATCCTAAGCATTTAGTCACGATTCGCGGCTTTGGCTATCGGTTTGGTTAA